In a genomic window of Sarcophilus harrisii chromosome 4, mSarHar1.11, whole genome shotgun sequence:
- the CRYGS gene encoding gamma-crystallin S, with amino-acid sequence MSKSVAKITFYDDKNFQGHHYDCDSDCADFHTYLSCCNSIRVAGGAWVVYERPNFAGNMYILTQGEYPDYHHWKGLNDRLSSCKVIHLSSGGQYKLQIFERGDFGGQMYETTEDCPSVMEQFHIREIQSCKVLDGVWVFYEQPNYHGRQYFLEKKEYRKPVDWGSPCSAVQSFRRIME; translated from the exons ATGTCTAAAAGTGTAGCCAAG ATTACTTTCTATGATGACAAGAACTTCCAAGGTCACCACTATGACTGTGACAGTGACTGTGCTGATTTCCACACCTATCTGAGTTGCTGTAACTCCATCCGAGTGGCCGGTGGGGCCTGGGTAGTTTATGAAAGGCCTAATTTTGCTGGGAACATGTACATCTTAACTCAGGGCGAATACCCTGATTACCACCACTGGAAGGGGCTCAATGACCGGCTTAGCTCCTGCAAGGTCATCCATCTG TCGAGCGGAGGTCAATATAAGCTTCAGATCTTTGAGAGGGGAGACTTCGGCGGGCAGATGTATGAAACCACCGAGGACTGCCCTTCCGTCATGGAACAGTTCCACATCCGGGAGATCCAGTCCTGTAAGGTCCTGGATGGGGTCTGGGTCTTCTATGAACAGCCCAACTATCATGGCCGGCAGTACTTCCTGGAGAAGAAGGAGTACCGGAAGCCTGTGGACTGGGGCAGCCCATGCTCTGCCGTTCAGTCCTTCCGCCGCATCATGGAGTGA